The Tachyglossus aculeatus isolate mTacAcu1 chromosome 7, mTacAcu1.pri, whole genome shotgun sequence genome includes a region encoding these proteins:
- the GPR61 gene encoding G-protein coupled receptor 61, with protein METPPFSGVAGNTSQAGRPPPPLAPGPPAPGPPPANGSLETGPRDVASESVALFFMLLLDLTAVAGNAAVMAVIAKTPALRKFVFVFHLCLVDLLAALTLMPLAMVSSSALFDRALFGEAACRLYLFLSVCFVSLAILSVSAINVERYYYVVHPMRYEVRMTLGLAAAVLAGVWVKAVATAAVPVLGRASLEPRGAPGCSLQWSRGAYCQLFVAVFALFYFLLPLVLILVVYCSMFRVARVAALQHGPPPTWMETPQQGRGRGRRRRRSESLSSRSTMVTSSGAPRTTPHRTLGGGKAAAVLLAVGGQFLLCWLPYFSFHLYWALSGQPLLARQAESVVTWIGYFCFTSNPFFYGCLNRQIRGELGKRLACFFKPPPDEELRLPSREGSIEENFLQFLQGTGCPAEPWPPEPPPSPKPDPPAVDFRIPGQIAEETSDFLDRQLTGDLAVSDGYLRPACSPRPEP; from the coding sequence ATGGAGACCCCGCCCTTCTCCGGGGTGGCGGGGAACACCTCCCAGGCGGGAAGGCCGCCCCCGCCGCTGGCCCCGGgcccgccggcccccggccctccGCCCGCCAACGGCAGCCTCGAGACCGGGCCCCGGGACGTGGCCTCCGAGTCCGTGGCCCTCTTCTTCATGCTCCTGCTTGACCTGACGGCGGTGGCGGGCAACGCGGCCGTGATGGCGGTCATCGCCAAGACCCCCGCCCTGCGCAAGTTCGTCTTCGTCTTCCACCTGTGCCTGGTGGACCTGCTGGCCGCCCTGACCCTCATGCCCCTGGCCATGGTCTCCAGCTCGGCCCTCTTCGACCGGGCCCTGTTCGGCGAGGCCGCCTGCCGCCTCTACCTCTTCCTGAGCGTCTGCTTCGTCAGCCTGGCCATCCTGTCTGTGTCGGCCATCAACGTGGAGCGCTATTACTACGTGGTGCACCCCATGCGCTACGAGGTGCGGATGACGCTGGGGCTGGCGGCGGCGGTGCTGGCGGGCGTGTGGGTCAAGGCCGTGGCCACAGCGGCCGTGCCTGTGTTGGGCCGGGCCTCCCTGGAGCCTCGCGGGGCCCCCGGCTGCTCCCTGCAGTGGAGCCGCGGGGCCTACTGCCAACTCTTCGTGGCCGTCTTCGCCCTCTTCTACTTCCTGCTGCCCCTCGTCCTCATTCTGGTGGTCTACTGCAGCATGTTCCGCGTGGCCCGCGTGGCGGCCTTGCAGCACGGGCCCCCACCCACCTGGATGGAGACCCCGCagcaggggcgggggcggggccggcggcggcggcgctccGAGTCGCTCAGCAGCCGCTCCACCATGGTGACCAGCTCGGGGGCCCCCCGCACCACGCCGCACAGGACGTTGGGCGGGGGCAAGGCGGCCGCGGTCCTATTGGCGGTGGGAGGCCAGTTCCTGCTCTGCTGGCTGCCCTACTTCTCCTTCCACCTGTACTGGGCCCTGAGCGGCCAGCCCCTCCTGGCGCGGCAGGCGGAGAGCGTGGTCACCTGGATCGGCTACTTCTgcttcacctccaaccccttcttCTACGGCTGCCTGAACCGGCAGATCCGGGGCGAGCTGGGCAAGCGGCTCGCCTGCTTCTTCAAGCCACCCCCAGACGAGGAACTCCGGCTGCCCAGCCGCGAGGGCTCCATCGAGGAGAACTTTTTGCAGTTCCTCCAAGGGACCGGCTGCCCGGCGGAACCCTGGCCCCCCgagcccccgcccagccccaagcCGGACCCACCCGCCGTTGACTTCCGGATTCCCGGCCAGATAGCCGAGGAGACCTCCGACTTCCTGGACCGGCAGCTGACCGGCGACCTCGCCGTGTCCGACGGCTACCTCCGCCCGGCCTGCTCGCCCCGGCCTGAGCCTTGA